AAAGGAACCGGATGGAATCCTTCTCTTAGAATTTTCGACAACTCCAAAACATAAGCAGGAGGTGTGACTTCAAACTGCATTCCTAAAAACTGGATGTAGTATACGGTAAAAATCAAAAGGGAAAAAAGAAGACCGGTTCCAAAAAAAGGTTTGGAATCTTCCCTTTTACAAAATCCATAAAGTTCTTTCAAACCCAAATAAATCAAAGTACAACCGAACAAAAAGAATTCGAGGTAATACCAAGAACTATGGAAGATCATAAACACATATACAAATGTTAATACAATTGCAGAAAGGATACGGAGTGTTGTCTCACTCATAACAAACCACCAAATTTACGTTTTCGGGAATCAAAAAATAGAAGGGCTTCCTCCAAAGAGGTTCTTCCAAAGTCCGGCCAAAGTGTATTGGTAAAATACATTTCAGCATACGCACTCTGCCATAAAAGGAAATTGGAAATCCTTTGTTCTCCCGCAGTTCTGATCAATAAATCTACGGGTGGTAAAGGGGATGTATACAAATATTTTTCAAATTCTTTGGGGCTAATCGCTTTGTCCAAAGTTTCTTTTTTGACCTTGCGGGCGGCCATAATCCGAGAAAAGTTACTCAAGATTTCTTCGTGCCCCCCATAGTTCAAACAAAAGTTAGCAGTGAGTTTTTTGTTCTTTTTTGTGACCGCCATCGCATGGTCGATCTTAGATAATACTGTTTTGGAAAGTTTGTTTCTCGCACCACTGTGGTGGATGCGAATCCCTTTCGAGTGGATGGTATTTAGTCTTGTATCGATAAACTCAACTAACAAACCAAAGATGGCTTGGATTTCTGTGATGGGGCGTTTCCAATTTTCTGTGGAAAATGCATAAAGAGAAATGTTGGGGATTTTATATTCCAAAGCCACATCCAAAAGGCGATCGATCGCATTCGCCCCTTCTCTATGGCCTTCGGTTCTTTTTTTCCCTTGGCTTTCGGCCCACCTTCCATTTCCGTCCATGATGACAGCAATGTGCGCGGGGATCGTATTAAACTTCATAGGAAATTAAAGAGTAGTGATCTCTTTTTCTTTTTCCTTTTCCAATTCTCCCAATTTGGCAATATAAGAATCCGTAATTTTTTGAATCTTATCTTGGTGACCTTTCACTTCATCTTGGGACATTTCTGCCTGGTGTTTTTTTAATTCATCGTTGGCATCACGGCGGATATTACGAATGGCAACTTTTTTTTCTTCGCCTTTTTGTTTGACTACTTTTGCAAGTTCCTTTCGTCTCTCCCCTGTTAGTTCAGGGATATTAATACGAATGCTAGAACCGTCGTTATTGGGTGTGAGGCCAAGGCTTGCGGCAAAA
The sequence above is drawn from the Leptospira sp. WS4.C2 genome and encodes:
- a CDS encoding isoprenyl transferase; the protein is MKFNTIPAHIAVIMDGNGRWAESQGKKRTEGHREGANAIDRLLDVALEYKIPNISLYAFSTENWKRPITEIQAIFGLLVEFIDTRLNTIHSKGIRIHHSGARNKLSKTVLSKIDHAMAVTKKNKKLTANFCLNYGGHEEILSNFSRIMAARKVKKETLDKAISPKEFEKYLYTSPLPPVDLLIRTAGEQRISNFLLWQSAYAEMYFTNTLWPDFGRTSLEEALLFFDSRKRKFGGLL
- the frr gene encoding ribosome recycling factor → MVDEIIKSMQSKMDKTVDALKKDFGTIRTGKANPMMVEDVRVDYYGSLTPLNQLGKIACPEPRVILITPFEKGMLKDIEKAIFAASLGLTPNNDGSSIRINIPELTGERRKELAKVVKQKGEEKKVAIRNIRRDANDELKKHQAEMSQDEVKGHQDKIQKITDSYIAKLGELEKEKEKEITTL